GGGTATGATATATCAATTAACTTTACCCTATGGAGAAAAGTATTTTGAGCTTTCTATTGCTAAAAAACCAGTTCCTAAATCAAAATCTCATTTTATTGGGCTAGCACGCGATATAACCAAACGTAAAATAGCAGAAAAACAAATTAATGAAGTTCTAAAAGAAAAGGAAATGCTTATAAAAGAGATTTATCATCGGGTGAAGAATAATTTAATTGTAATGTCCAGTCTCCTAAATCTTCAAGCTGATTATGTCGAGGATAAAGCGTCATATGAAATGTTCATGGAAAGTAAGAATCGTGCACGTTCAATGGCCTTAATTCACGAACGCCTGTACCAGTCCACTGACCTCAGGGAAATTGATTTCGGTGAATACATCCGATCTCTTTCTATGGATTTATACCAAGCATATGTAAGTAACCCTGAACTTATCAATCTTGATATGGATCTAGAGCCAGTAAATGTGGATATTAATACTGCAATCCCTTGTGGGCTTATTATTAATGAACTGGTAACCAACGCCTTGAAACATGCCTTCCCCCAAAATAGAAATGGAACGGTGAATATCAAATTCCATTCAAAAGATGAAAATCTTATTTTAGAAGTTATTGATGATGGGATGGGTTTTTCTCCGGATATTGACTTTAAAAATACAGATTCACTTGGTTTAAAACTTATAAATGTACTCACAGGTCAGATTGATGGTGAAATAGATTTGAAGGTAGATGATGGAACTGAGTTTAGAATTAGTTTTCCCAAAGTGAAATTTAATGGTTGATATGTTACATGTTGTTTAGGGGGTGTTGTTATCAAAAATCCTGAAAACCGCAGAGAAAAGGCCGAGAAATTGTTAAACCAAAAAATTAAAGGCTTGAATATTCCTGATGATACCAGTGAACTAATCCATGAACTTCAGGTGCACCAGATAGAATTGGAAATGCAGAATGATGAGTTAAGAAAATCCCAACTCAAAGTTCAAACTTCACAAGATAAATATTTTGAGCTTTATAATTTCGCACCAACCAGTTATTTCACTTTAGGTGAGAATGAGCTCATAAAGGATGTTAATTTAGCAGCCGTCACTTTACTGGGGGTGGAGAAAACCAATTTAATAAACACTGCTTTCATCAGTTTCATCGCTCCTGAATCACGTCACAAATTTTTCAAACTGATTAAAAGTGTTAAAGACAATAAAGATAGGCAAAAATGCGAATTGAATCTCGTAAAGAATAAAAAACCGATTCCGGTTATCGCAGGAATTAACTATCTTCCGGATGAGATCGGGGGTTTTAAATCACTTTTAATAACCGTTGCTGATATTACTGACATTAAAAAAGCAGAAATTAAACTAAAAGAGACTTTAGAGAATCTTGAGGATCAGGTTAAAGAACGTACCAAAGAATTGTTATTAGCTAATAATTATAACCGTAATCTGATTGAAACATCATTAGATCCATTGGTAACCATAGGACAAGATGGTACCATCACCGACGTGAATGTAGCTACGGAAAAAGTAACTGGTTACAGGCGTGAGGAACTGATAGGTACTGATTTCGCAGATTACTTTACCAATCCCCAGGATGCTAAGGATGGATATCAACAAGTTTTCCAGAAAGGGGTGGTGAAGGATTATCCATTGGATATTAAAAATAAGGATGGTAGTTTAACTCCAGTTTTGTATAATGCTTCAGTATACAAGGATGAGATTGGTGAGGTTATTGGAGTTTTTGCTGCTGCACGCGACATTACCGAACAAAAAAAAGCAGAAAAAAAGCTCATGGAATATTGGGAAAGTCTGGAAGAACAAGTTAAACAACGCACAGAAGAACTTGCAAAATCTAATGCTGATCTAAAAGAATTTGCTTACATAGCTTCTCATGATCTAAGAGAACCTTTGAGAATGATAACTATCTTTTTACAATTATTAGAGCGTCGTTATGGGGATCAGTTAGATGATGATGCCCATGAATTCATAGGTTTTGCTGTGGATGGAGCCAAACGTTTGGATAAAATGATCATGGATTTATTGGAATATTCAAGCGTAGTCAACCAAGAATTAATTTTCAATGATACAAATTTAGAAGAAGTCCTAAATGAGGTTATTTTAAACCTTAACGTCGTTATTAATGAGA
This DNA window, taken from Methanobacterium subterraneum, encodes the following:
- a CDS encoding PAS domain-containing sensor histidine kinase, translating into MLNQKIKGLNIPDDTSELIHELQVHQIELEMQNDELRKSQLKVQTSQDKYFELYNFAPTSYFTLGENELIKDVNLAAVTLLGVEKTNLINTAFISFIAPESRHKFFKLIKSVKDNKDRQKCELNLVKNKKPIPVIAGINYLPDEIGGFKSLLITVADITDIKKAEIKLKETLENLEDQVKERTKELLLANNYNRNLIETSLDPLVTIGQDGTITDVNVATEKVTGYRREELIGTDFADYFTNPQDAKDGYQQVFQKGVVKDYPLDIKNKDGSLTPVLYNASVYKDEIGEVIGVFAAARDITEQKKAEKKLMEYWESLEEQVKQRTEELAKSNADLKEFAYIASHDLREPLRMITIFLQLLERRYGDQLDDDAHEFIGFAVDGAKRLDKMIMDLLEYSSVVNQELIFNDTNLEEVLNEVILNLNVVINENNAIITYENLPVMRADENLMILLFQNLISNSIKYRSNKNPEIIVSAFKEGDHHVFHVKDNGIGIDPKQLDHIFTIFKRLHTHNEYEGSGIGLSIVHRIVHQHGGEIWVESEPEKGSTFKFTIKN